One Moorella sp. E308F DNA segment encodes these proteins:
- a CDS encoding PTS sugar transporter subunit IIA: MDIRNLIREDLITLDLKARDKQAAIRELAGLLEKCGLITNKEEFLQDVLKRESITTTGIGYGIAIPHAKSKAVKKSAVVFGRSKHGIEWESLDGQPVDMVFLIATPAEQKENEHLKVLSLLSRKLIYEEFRQRLRESKTIQEILEILNTVVEGD; encoded by the coding sequence ATGGATATAAGAAATTTGATCAGGGAAGATTTAATTACACTTGATTTAAAAGCTAGAGATAAACAAGCAGCCATACGAGAACTGGCTGGTCTTTTAGAGAAATGCGGGTTAATTACTAATAAAGAAGAATTTCTTCAAGACGTCTTAAAAAGGGAGAGCATTACCACTACGGGCATAGGGTATGGTATTGCCATACCCCATGCCAAATCTAAAGCAGTTAAAAAATCAGCAGTAGTCTTTGGTCGTTCCAAACATGGAATTGAATGGGAAAGCCTGGATGGACAACCGGTGGATATGGTTTTTCTAATTGCAACGCCAGCAGAGCAAAAAGAGAATGAGCATTTAAAGGTATTATCTTTGCTTTCCCGCAAATTGATCTATGAAGAATTTCGCCAGCGCCTGCGAGAGTCTAAAACTATCCAAGAGATATTAGAAATATTGAATACGGTTGTAGAAGGAGATTAG
- a CDS encoding HPr family phosphocarrier protein translates to MIKKELIITNETGLHARPATLFVQTAQAFKSKIGITKGQKQADAKSILAVMSLGITKGTSITLWAEGEDEKEAIEALERLVKSNFREGIEDAS, encoded by the coding sequence ATGATTAAAAAAGAGCTAATCATCACCAACGAAACAGGCCTTCATGCCCGGCCGGCTACTCTTTTTGTCCAAACTGCCCAGGCTTTTAAAAGTAAAATAGGGATAACAAAGGGACAGAAGCAAGCCGATGCCAAAAGTATTCTGGCAGTAATGAGCCTGGGAATCACTAAAGGAACTTCTATTACGTTATGGGCGGAAGGGGAAGATGAGAAGGAAGCTATAGAGGCCTTAGAACGATTAGTTAAAAGCAATTTCCGGGAAGGTATTGAAGATGCTTCTTAA